A region from the Coregonus clupeaformis isolate EN_2021a unplaced genomic scaffold, ASM2061545v1 scaf0131, whole genome shotgun sequence genome encodes:
- the LOC121567174 gene encoding P2Y purinoceptor 13-like: MNSSQSNLSLKCVRDTSVTAVVFPCLYSALFLFALILNCLAAWIFFNIRSTTTFVVYLKNVVVADLLMTLSIPVKVLADADVGSWRLRAFYCRYSAVLFYTTMYISILLLGLISLDRYLKIVRPFGKCALQRVGVGQALSAAIWTVMVSLALPNAILSDRTPPPSGGRLKCTSLKGQAGMLWHEGFNYFCQVVFWGTLVLMLLCYTFISRKVYESYKASRSGSKAASRRTKAKVFVVVGVFFICFAPFHFARVPYTLTQTRNIANHCRMQNALYVAKETTLWLSAANVCLDPLIYVFLCRVFRKRLTATLNRKPLPQGGLELPTATSTQLAMSQMVHNRMLDVSSA, from the exons ATGAACAGCAGCCAATCAAACCTGTCTCTGAAGTGTGTGCGTGACACCAGTGTCACAGCGGTGGTCTTCCCCTGTCTCTACAGCGCGCTCTTCCTGTTTGCTCTAATACTCAACTGCCTGGCTGCATGGATCTTCTTCAACATCCGCAGCACCACCACCTTCGTGGTCTACCTGAAGAACGTA GTGGTGGCGGATCTGCTAATGACTCTGTCCATCCCAGTGAAGGTCCTTGCGGACGCCGACGTGGGCTCCTGGCGTCTGCGTGCGTTCTACTGTCGCTACTCTGCCGTCCTCTTCTACACCACCATGTACATCAGCATCCTGCTCCTGGGGCTCATCAGCCTTGACCGCTACCTCAAGATAGTCAGGCCCTTTGGGAAGTGCGCCCTCCAGAGGGTCGGGGTGGGACAGGCCTTGAGTGCGGCCATCTGGACTGTGATGGTGTCTCTGGCTCTGCCCAATGCCATTCTGAGTGACCGCACACCGCCGCCCTCTGGTGGCCGGCTGAAGTGTACCTCTCTGAAGGGTCAGGCCGGCATGCTGTGGCACGAGGGCTTCAACTACTTCTGCCAG gtGGTGTTTTGGGGCACGCTGGTTCTGATGCTGTTGTGTTACACCTTCATCAGTCGGAAAGTCTACGAGTCCTACAAAGCCTCGCGTAGCGGCTCCAAAGCAGCCAGCCGCAGGACCAAGGCCAAAGTCTTTGTGgtggtgggggtgtttttcatttGTTTCGCCCCTTTTCATTTCGCCAGGGTGCCCTACACTCTCACCCAGACCCGAAACATAGCCAACCACTGTCGGATGCAGAACGCACTCTACGTTGCCAAGGAGACCACTCTCTGGCTGTCTGCCGCTAACGTGTGTCTGGACCCGCTGATCTATGTGTTCCTGTGCAGGGTGTTCCGGAAAAGATTGACAGCCACACTCAATCGCAAGCCCCTCCCCCAGGGCGGTTTGGAGTTGCCCACGGCAACCTCCACTCAGCTGGCTATGTCACAGATGGTGCATAACAGAATGTTGGATGTCAGTTCGGCCTAG